A single Leptospira kirschneri serovar Cynopteri str. 3522 CT DNA region contains:
- a CDS encoding IS5 family transposase (programmed frameshift), whose amino-acid sequence MNLTDEQCNILEPLFIEPAPRKDGKGRLRCDTRLILNGILWILRRGAQWNDLPERYPSYQTCHRRFQEWNRNGTMRNILRSLAQDLKERGEIDIEESFIDGTFVPAKKGGQKLAKQSVGRIQKIMAIGDSHGLPIAFCTENASPHEVTLVEQTLENLFIDENPKRMIGDKAYDSDRLDENILNNYGIKVIAPHRKGRKQTTHDRRELRRYKRRWKIERLFAWLQNFRRLVVRYEYYDFNFDGFIALGCAILLLRFF is encoded by the exons ATGAATTTGACCGACGAGCAATGTAATATATTAGAACCTCTCTTTATCGAACCTGCCCCACGTAAAGACGGTAAAGGTCGTCTTCGTTGTGATACTCGTTTAATTTTAAACGGCATTCTTTGGATATTACGAAGAGGGGCTCAATGGAATGATCTACCGGAACGTTATCCGTCCTATCAAACCTGTCATCGTCGTTTTCAAGAATGGAACCGAAATGGAACGATGCGAAATATCCTCCGTAGTTTGGCTCAGGATCTTAAAGAACGCGGAGAAATAGATATAGAAGAATCATTCATAGAC GGGACATTCGTTCCTGCAAAAAAAGGGGGCCAAAAGTTGGCAAAACAAAGCGTGGGAAGGATACAAAAGATCATGGCAATCGGAGACAGCCACGGTCTTCCTATCGCCTTTTGCACGGAAAATGCTTCGCCCCATGAAGTCACGTTGGTGGAACAGACGCTTGAGAATCTTTTTATAGATGAAAATCCGAAACGAATGATCGGTGATAAAGCCTATGATAGCGATCGTTTGGATGAAAACATTTTGAATAATTACGGAATAAAGGTTATTGCTCCGCATAGAAAGGGTAGAAAACAAACAACACACGATCGTCGTGAATTAAGACGTTACAAACGAAGATGGAAAATCGAGCGCCTTTTTGCATGGCTCCAAAACTTCAGAAGACTTGTTGTTCGCTATGAATATTATGATTTTAATTTCGACGGTTTTATCGCTCTTGGATGCGCGATTTTACTCCTAAGGTTTTTTTGA
- a CDS encoding TIGR04372 family glycosyltransferase, whose translation MFDIKRFIQVYFKVITKSRIKRLFEILFNPFYVIAILTIILIRIIRPIITVRFGTLHSEIFGVFAIAPELMMAYKEARINQPTFKTFDIWYLGEYITNKQLAKMWKRVYSVWPYWIVRPLLFANKCIPGGRYHLIPKNNGRDLYNFIDRYSVHINFTREEEIFGETELRKMGLPEGAKFVTILARDNLYTKEKDSNHDWSYHNYRNTNINAYEKAVKFLVDSGYYVFRMGSKVKDKFCFEHKNVFDYAINGMRSDFMDIYLGARCEFCLTMGSGWDSIPFIFRKPIVYVNFVPIGYIYSYSERYITISKKYFSINENRELTLKEIVSRNAHIFFDSCQYINNEIRLIENTSEEIYDAVVEMFERLKGSWQVQPEDDELQKKFWTIIPKDSKIHGEIRGRYGAVYLRKNKWWLN comes from the coding sequence ATGTTTGATATTAAAAGATTTATCCAAGTGTATTTTAAAGTAATAACAAAGAGTAGAATTAAGCGTTTGTTTGAAATATTATTTAATCCTTTTTATGTTATAGCGATTTTAACTATAATTTTAATAAGGATTATACGACCAATTATTACGGTTCGTTTCGGAACTTTGCATTCGGAAATATTTGGCGTGTTTGCAATTGCGCCGGAACTAATGATGGCATATAAAGAAGCGAGAATAAATCAACCAACATTCAAAACGTTTGATATTTGGTATTTGGGTGAATATATTACAAATAAGCAATTGGCTAAAATGTGGAAAAGAGTTTATTCAGTTTGGCCATATTGGATAGTGCGTCCTTTGTTGTTTGCGAATAAATGTATTCCTGGAGGTAGATATCATTTAATCCCGAAAAACAATGGACGCGATTTATATAACTTTATTGATCGCTATTCTGTACATATAAACTTTACTAGAGAGGAAGAGATATTTGGTGAAACTGAGTTGAGAAAAATGGGTTTACCTGAAGGTGCAAAATTTGTTACAATTTTAGCTAGGGATAACCTTTATACAAAGGAAAAAGATTCTAATCATGATTGGTCTTATCACAATTATCGAAATACTAATATCAATGCTTATGAAAAAGCAGTTAAGTTTTTAGTCGACTCGGGATATTATGTATTTCGAATGGGTTCGAAAGTAAAAGATAAATTTTGTTTTGAACATAAAAATGTTTTTGATTATGCAATAAACGGAATGCGAAGTGATTTTATGGATATTTATCTTGGTGCAAGATGTGAGTTCTGTTTAACTATGGGCTCGGGATGGGATTCTATACCTTTTATTTTTAGAAAGCCTATAGTATATGTGAATTTTGTGCCGATTGGATATATATACTCCTATTCTGAGCGTTATATCACTATTTCAAAAAAATATTTTTCAATTAATGAAAATAGAGAATTAACTTTAAAGGAAATCGTGTCAAGGAATGCGCATATTTTTTTTGATTCTTGTCAATATATTAATAATGAAATAAGGTTAATTGAAAATACATCTGAAGAAATTTATGATGCTGTTGTAGAAATGTTTGAGCGTTTAAAAGGAAGTTGGCAGGTTCAGCCTGAAGATGATGAATTACAGAAAAAATTTTGGACAATAATTCCTAAAGATAGCAAAATTCATGGAGAAATAAGAGGTCGATATGGGGCAGTTTATTTACGTAAAAACAAATGGTGGTTGAATTAA
- a CDS encoding FkbM family methyltransferase yields the protein MDNYVVNYHHIGGRGGKFPINIPECLRDGVHLTMYDADNSCIEEAINSDFVKGFDKVEVLPFCISDIDGTEEFIITKQPHASSLLRANKELYKFVRNSPKFGAMRLKEILEPRKRFKIESMKLSSAIKKMDIPYPEFISLDTQGTEYDIIKFSSNIFQNAIFVNTEISFMEMYKSQKNFPELHNLLISLGFVLVDLKIYDPHHSCLTPIDFEAKGFLLDGEAFYLKKPEISKWSFVRLIKYCFAALISEQTHLCIQIFEQLNKKYSTEFKDLSERFEYIKLIKELCAEYLGSYKAYLPLFHESNIYKSYSQLGSVKDLSNKRKSLKINGRAMNKNRYSKILTKYGLNTFAENITNHKKLNIRNLEKIYKQ from the coding sequence ATGGATAATTATGTAGTGAATTATCATCATATTGGAGGAAGAGGAGGGAAGTTTCCAATAAATATTCCTGAATGTTTACGTGATGGTGTACACTTGACAATGTATGATGCAGATAATAGCTGTATAGAAGAAGCAATAAATAGTGATTTTGTAAAAGGGTTTGATAAAGTTGAAGTCTTGCCATTTTGTATTTCAGATATCGATGGAACAGAAGAATTTATAATTACTAAACAACCACATGCATCTTCTCTTCTTAGAGCAAATAAAGAACTTTATAAATTCGTTAGAAATAGTCCGAAGTTTGGGGCAATGCGATTAAAAGAAATTTTAGAACCTAGAAAGAGATTTAAAATTGAATCGATGAAATTGTCTTCTGCCATTAAAAAAATGGATATTCCGTATCCTGAATTTATTTCTCTTGATACTCAAGGTACTGAATATGATATTATAAAATTCTCTAGTAATATTTTCCAAAATGCTATTTTTGTAAATACTGAAATATCATTTATGGAAATGTATAAAAGTCAGAAAAATTTTCCTGAACTACATAATTTGTTGATAAGTTTGGGGTTTGTACTTGTGGATCTAAAAATTTATGATCCACACCATTCTTGTCTAACCCCTATTGACTTTGAGGCTAAAGGCTTTTTGTTGGATGGCGAAGCTTTTTATCTTAAAAAACCCGAAATTTCAAAGTGGTCATTTGTTAGGCTGATCAAATATTGTTTTGCTGCTCTAATTTCAGAGCAGACTCATCTATGCATTCAGATATTTGAACAATTAAATAAGAAATATTCGACAGAGTTTAAAGATCTATCTGAAAGATTTGAATACATAAAATTGATTAAAGAACTTTGTGCTGAATATTTAGGTTCCTATAAGGCATATCTACCTTTATTTCATGAAAGTAATATTTATAAGAGTTACAGTCAACTCGGATCTGTTAAAGATTTAAGCAATAAAAGAAAATCTTTGAAAATAAACGGAAGGGCAATGAATAAGAATCGATATTCAAAAATTCTGACTAAATATGGGTTAAACACTTTTGCAGAAAACATTACGAATCATAAAAAATTAAATATACGTAACCT